The Tolypothrix sp. PCC 7712 region AACGAGTATCTACTAGTATTTGTCCCCATTGTGGTTGTAAAGCTTCCCTGGGGGTGCTGATTGTCAATAAAACAGGAGATTTTAACTTTCAGCTACCGCAGGCAAATTTTAGGCGCAAGGATGAGGCGGCTATGTGTACTATTAAGATTGAAAGTTTTGACTCCTCAAAGCGCCTAGATGTAATGAAGGTTTTACGAGAAATTACTGGTTTAGGTTTGATAGAAGTTAAGAGCTTACTTGATAATATCCCCGAAATTATTATGAGGGATATAGAACAAAGAAAGGCAGAGTTATTCAAGAGAGATTTAGAAGCAGCTGGTGCAGAAATATCTCTCAAATGTTTTTAGTCAGGTTCAAGCAATACCATAACCTGTATATTCTCTTGCATAAACAGGCTGTAAGCCCAATACAATATCCTGCTTAGGTACACCCATTGCTACTAATTCATTAGCGAGCAATTTATCAGTCTGATTACGCTGAATCCAGATTTTGCCATCTTTAATATCTAAATGCATCACGCAATTGTAGATGCGGCGATGTTTATCCCAGCCTACATTCAGAATTTGATAATGTTCGTTTTCCGTATCAAAAATTCTTTGTACTTCAATATCTTCATTGATTGGCGGTACTTTACTGTATTCGGTCAATAGTTCTTGAATACATTGACGATAAAATGTTAATTTATCCATTCCACTATTACCTCATCTACCGGGTCGTACACAATGAGCTTGACTTGATATTGTCTTACTGATGCTTGTGGTAAATCACGTTGAAAGAACGATTCATAAATCGCAATTGGGATGGCGAGATATAAAGTTCGCTCTTTTTCTCTTGTTTCTAAAACTAAACGATAATTCAAAAATTGACCCAATGCCAAATGAAAATCAAACAGTGCTGAGTCACTTAAAAAAC contains the following coding sequences:
- a CDS encoding XisI protein, with the protein product MDKLTFYRQCIQELLTEYSKVPPINEDIEVQRIFDTENEHYQILNVGWDKHRRIYNCVMHLDIKDGKIWIQRNQTDKLLANELVAMGVPKQDIVLGLQPVYAREYTGYGIA
- a CDS encoding XisH family protein; protein product: MSAKDRFHEAVKTSLQKEQWVITHDPLRIEFGEKDEVRIDLGAEQLVAAEKAGKKIAVEIKSFLSDSALFDFHLALGQFLNYRLVLETREKERTLYLAIPIAIYESFFQRDLPQASVRQYQVKLIVYDPVDEVIVEWIN
- a CDS encoding ribosomal protein L7/L12 translates to MTSPAAEITVECPQCGQYYDTWYRPSLNFMLEDFDDEYIERVSTSICPHCGCKASLGVLIVNKTGDFNFQLPQANFRRKDEAAMCTIKIESFDSSKRLDVMKVLREITGLGLIEVKSLLDNIPEIIMRDIEQRKAELFKRDLEAAGAEISLKCF